From one Acipenser ruthenus chromosome 21, fAciRut3.2 maternal haplotype, whole genome shotgun sequence genomic stretch:
- the LOC117973363 gene encoding aldehyde dehydrogenase, mitochondrial-like isoform X1, with the protein MRNLLQVRMLRSVLASKFPPISRLSLRVPASQYSATASAIPAPNTQPEIHFNKIFINNEWHDAVSKKTFPTVNPSTAEVICQVAEGDKADVDKAVNAAKQAFRLGSPWRRMDASHRGLLLNRLADLIERDSAYLAALETLDNGKPYALSYSVDLSVVVKCLRYYAGWADKNHGKTIPIDGDYFCYTRHEPVGVCGQIIPWNFPLFMQASKLGPALATGNTVVMKVAEQTPLTALYVASLIKEAGFPEGVVNIVPGYGRTAGAAISSHMDIDKVAFTGSTEVGQLIQQAASRNLKKVTLELGGKSPNIILSDANLEDAVEQAHSAVFFNQGQVCCAGSRTYVQEDIYNEFVERSVERAKKRVVGDPFSLQTEQGPQVDEAQFKKVLGYISAGKRDGAKLMCGGGVAADRGYFIQPTIFGEVKDNMTIAREEIFGPVMQILKFKTLEEVIERGNDTQYGLAAAVFTRDIDKAHYISAALRAGTVWVNCYNVCGVQAPFGGYKASGNGREFGEYGLEAYTEVKTVTIKVPAKPTGS; encoded by the exons ATG CGGAATCTATTACAGGTGAGGATGTTACGCTCCGTGCTAGCCAGTAAATTTCCGCCGATCTCTCGTCTCTCGCTCCGGGTTCCAGCGAGCCAGTACTCGGCTACAGCTTCAGCAATACCAGCGCCCAACACCCAGCCTGAAATTCACTTCAACAAG ATCTTCATCAACAACGAGTGGCACGATGCAGTGAGCAAGAAAACCTTCCCTACCGTCAACCCCTCCACGGCAGAGGTGATCTGCCAGGTGGCAGAGGGAGACAAG GCAGATGTAGATAAAGCAGTGAATGCTGCGAAGCAGGCCTTTAGACTGGGATCGCCATGGAGACGGATGGACGCCTCCCATCGGGGACTCCTGTTGAACCGATTGGCTGACCTGATCGAGAGAGATTCCGCCTATCTGGCA GCTCTCGAGACCCTGGACAATGGCAAGCCATATGCATTGTCTTACAGTGTCGACCTGTCTGTAGTGGTGAAGTGCTTAAG GTACTACGCTGGCTGGGCTGACAAGAATCATGGAAAGACCATTCCCATCGACGGAGACTATTTTTGCTACACCCGCCACGAGCCAGTGGGTGTGTGCGGCCAGATCATTCCA TGGAACTTCCCGTTATTTATGCAGGCCAGTAAACTTGGGCCGGCTCTGGCCACAGGCAACACAGTGGTGATGAAGGTGGCTGAACAGACGCCGCTGACCGCTCTGTACGTGGCCAGCCTCATCAAAGAG GCGGGGTTCCCTGAGGGGGTTGTGAACATTGTTCCGGGGTACGGCCGCACAGCCGGCGCGGCCATTTCCTCCCACATGGACATCGACAAGGTGGCCTTCACCGGGTCCACAGAG GTTGGTCAGCTGATCCAGCAGGCAGCGAGCAGGAATCTGAAGAAGGTGACCCTGGAGCTGGGGGGGAAGAGCCCCAACATCATCCTGTCAGACGCAAACT TGGAAGATGCTGTGGAGCAGGCACACTCCGCTGTTTTCTTCAACCAGGGCCAGGTGTGCTGTGCTGGCTCTCGCACCTACGTGCAGGAGGACATCTACAACGAGTTTGTGGAGCGCAGCGTGGAGAGAGCCAAGAAGAGGGTCGTGGGGGACCCGTTCAGCCTGCAGACAGAGCAGGGGCCGCAG GTCGATGAGGCCCAGTTCAAGAAGGTCCTGGGCTACATCAGCGCTGGGAAGCGCGACGGGGCCAAGCTGATGTGTGGCGGTGGAGTGGCGGCAGATCGAGGCTACTTCATCCAGCCCACCATCTTCGGAGAGGTCAAAGACAACATGACCATCGCCAGGGAGGAG ATCTTCGGACCGGTGATGCAGATCCTGAAGTTTAAGACGCTGGAGGAGGTGATTGAACGAGGCAACGACACACAGTACGGGCTGGCTGCTGCCGTGTTCACGAGAGACATTGACAAGGCACACTACATCTCTGCAGCACTGCGGGCCGGCACTGTCTG GGTAAACTGTTACAATGTGTGTGGTGTCCAAGCTCCATTCGGTGGCTATAAGGCTTCTGGGAATGGACGAGAGTTCGGAGAGTATGGCCTGGAGGCCTACACTGAAGTGAAAACT gtgaCAATTAAAGTCCCCGCTAAACCGACTGGATcttaa
- the LOC117973363 gene encoding aldehyde dehydrogenase, mitochondrial-like isoform X2, with amino-acid sequence MVRMLRSVLASKFPPISRLSLRVPASQYSATASAIPAPNTQPEIHFNKIFINNEWHDAVSKKTFPTVNPSTAEVICQVAEGDKADVDKAVNAAKQAFRLGSPWRRMDASHRGLLLNRLADLIERDSAYLAALETLDNGKPYALSYSVDLSVVVKCLRYYAGWADKNHGKTIPIDGDYFCYTRHEPVGVCGQIIPWNFPLFMQASKLGPALATGNTVVMKVAEQTPLTALYVASLIKEAGFPEGVVNIVPGYGRTAGAAISSHMDIDKVAFTGSTEVGQLIQQAASRNLKKVTLELGGKSPNIILSDANLEDAVEQAHSAVFFNQGQVCCAGSRTYVQEDIYNEFVERSVERAKKRVVGDPFSLQTEQGPQVDEAQFKKVLGYISAGKRDGAKLMCGGGVAADRGYFIQPTIFGEVKDNMTIAREEIFGPVMQILKFKTLEEVIERGNDTQYGLAAAVFTRDIDKAHYISAALRAGTVWVNCYNVCGVQAPFGGYKASGNGREFGEYGLEAYTEVKTVTIKVPAKPTGS; translated from the exons ATG GTGAGGATGTTACGCTCCGTGCTAGCCAGTAAATTTCCGCCGATCTCTCGTCTCTCGCTCCGGGTTCCAGCGAGCCAGTACTCGGCTACAGCTTCAGCAATACCAGCGCCCAACACCCAGCCTGAAATTCACTTCAACAAG ATCTTCATCAACAACGAGTGGCACGATGCAGTGAGCAAGAAAACCTTCCCTACCGTCAACCCCTCCACGGCAGAGGTGATCTGCCAGGTGGCAGAGGGAGACAAG GCAGATGTAGATAAAGCAGTGAATGCTGCGAAGCAGGCCTTTAGACTGGGATCGCCATGGAGACGGATGGACGCCTCCCATCGGGGACTCCTGTTGAACCGATTGGCTGACCTGATCGAGAGAGATTCCGCCTATCTGGCA GCTCTCGAGACCCTGGACAATGGCAAGCCATATGCATTGTCTTACAGTGTCGACCTGTCTGTAGTGGTGAAGTGCTTAAG GTACTACGCTGGCTGGGCTGACAAGAATCATGGAAAGACCATTCCCATCGACGGAGACTATTTTTGCTACACCCGCCACGAGCCAGTGGGTGTGTGCGGCCAGATCATTCCA TGGAACTTCCCGTTATTTATGCAGGCCAGTAAACTTGGGCCGGCTCTGGCCACAGGCAACACAGTGGTGATGAAGGTGGCTGAACAGACGCCGCTGACCGCTCTGTACGTGGCCAGCCTCATCAAAGAG GCGGGGTTCCCTGAGGGGGTTGTGAACATTGTTCCGGGGTACGGCCGCACAGCCGGCGCGGCCATTTCCTCCCACATGGACATCGACAAGGTGGCCTTCACCGGGTCCACAGAG GTTGGTCAGCTGATCCAGCAGGCAGCGAGCAGGAATCTGAAGAAGGTGACCCTGGAGCTGGGGGGGAAGAGCCCCAACATCATCCTGTCAGACGCAAACT TGGAAGATGCTGTGGAGCAGGCACACTCCGCTGTTTTCTTCAACCAGGGCCAGGTGTGCTGTGCTGGCTCTCGCACCTACGTGCAGGAGGACATCTACAACGAGTTTGTGGAGCGCAGCGTGGAGAGAGCCAAGAAGAGGGTCGTGGGGGACCCGTTCAGCCTGCAGACAGAGCAGGGGCCGCAG GTCGATGAGGCCCAGTTCAAGAAGGTCCTGGGCTACATCAGCGCTGGGAAGCGCGACGGGGCCAAGCTGATGTGTGGCGGTGGAGTGGCGGCAGATCGAGGCTACTTCATCCAGCCCACCATCTTCGGAGAGGTCAAAGACAACATGACCATCGCCAGGGAGGAG ATCTTCGGACCGGTGATGCAGATCCTGAAGTTTAAGACGCTGGAGGAGGTGATTGAACGAGGCAACGACACACAGTACGGGCTGGCTGCTGCCGTGTTCACGAGAGACATTGACAAGGCACACTACATCTCTGCAGCACTGCGGGCCGGCACTGTCTG GGTAAACTGTTACAATGTGTGTGGTGTCCAAGCTCCATTCGGTGGCTATAAGGCTTCTGGGAATGGACGAGAGTTCGGAGAGTATGGCCTGGAGGCCTACACTGAAGTGAAAACT gtgaCAATTAAAGTCCCCGCTAAACCGACTGGATcttaa